The sequence below is a genomic window from Candidatus Methylomirabilota bacterium.
CCCCGCTGGGCCCGGACGGCGTCGCTCACAGGCCGAGGTCCTGACCGCCCTCGAGCATGAAGGAGGGCAGGGCGAAGCAGGCCCGGTGCAGCGCGGCGTTGTAGTACTTGAACGTGAGGTTGGCCTTCTTCACACGGCTCTCCTTGAAGTGCGCCACCGGGTCCACCTTGTCCGAGCAGAGGGAGAAGCTCCAGAAGCCGCTGGGGTAGGTGGGGATGTTGGCGGTGTAGAGCCGCACGATCGGGAAGATCTCCCGGAGATTGCGCTGAATGCCGTTCACCGTCTTCTGGTGGAAGAACGGCGACTCGGACTGCGTCACGAAGATCCCGCCCGGGTTGAGGCAGCGGGCCACGTTCTTGTGGAAGGGCTTCTGGAACAGCACCTCCGCCGGGCCCACCGGGTCCGAGGCGTCCACGAGGATGACGTCGAACTTCTCCTTGGTGTTCGCCAGATAGCGCTCGCCGTCCTCGAAGAGGACCTGGGCGCGGGGGTTCTTGAAGGCGGTGCCGATGGACGGCAGGTACTTCTGGGAGGTCTGCACCACCATCTCGTCGATCTCCACCATGGTGGCCTTGACGCCCTTGTGCCGCATGACCTCGCGGAGAGTCCCGCCGTCGCCGCCGCCGATGATGAGCACGCGCTTGGGGTTGGGATGAGCGAAGAGCGGCACGTGGGAGAGCATCTCGTGGTACACGAACTCGTCCTTCTCGGTGACCATGATCGAGCCGTAGAGGACGAGGATGCGGCCGAACTCGTAGGAGTCCAGCACGTCGATTCGTTGATAGGGGCTTTTGCCGCTGTAGAGGAGCTGCTTGATCTTGATGGTGAGCCCGGCGCGGCGGCGATGCAGCTCGCTGAACCAGACATTCCACAGATCCGTCATCGAGCTTTCGCTGATGCGCTCGGCGGGGCTCGGCATGAGGTCTCCTTGCGGGGCGCGCCGGGCTAGAACGCGACCAGGCGGGCCAGGGGGAAGCCGTTGAACGTGCTGGCGCTGGCGTTGGTGTAGGCGCCCATGCCGGGCACGATCAGGATGTCACCGATCTCGGCGGGCGGCAGGGCCCGGTCCGTGTAGAGCACGTCGAAGGAGTCGCAGGTGGGGCCGGCGATCACGCACAGCTCCCGCTCTCCGCTCCGCTCCGACTGGATGACGTACTCGCAGTGGTCGAAGAGCTTGCCGGAGAAGCTCCCATA
It includes:
- the speE gene encoding polyamine aminopropyltransferase, with product MTDLWNVWFSELHRRRAGLTIKIKQLLYSGKSPYQRIDVLDSYEFGRILVLYGSIMVTEKDEFVYHEMLSHVPLFAHPNPKRVLIIGGGDGGTLREVMRHKGVKATMVEIDEMVVQTSQKYLPSIGTAFKNPRAQVLFEDGERYLANTKEKFDVILVDASDPVGPAEVLFQKPFHKNVARCLNPGGIFVTQSESPFFHQKTVNGIQRNLREIFPIVRLYTANIPTYPSGFWSFSLCSDKVDPVAHFKESRVKKANLTFKYYNAALHRACFALPSFMLEGGQDLGL